The following proteins are encoded in a genomic region of Arachis stenosperma cultivar V10309 chromosome 4, arast.V10309.gnm1.PFL2, whole genome shotgun sequence:
- the LOC130975144 gene encoding uncharacterized protein LOC130975144 — translation MGEVSIREVGDTVEGRGEGGSGWGGGAGGSGRGGGGGGPRWGRVAEASGSEGYRGGGVGGSRGQGDGRRVEASGVAVGGEGGGGVVVASTLFSYFGSLNQLEQEIGGDYKPQFEGGSVDLNIYLNEVPIGYQGGLFATGGTPTFVLGGHM, via the exons ATGGGGGAAGTTAGTATCAGGGAGGTTGGAGACACAGTGGAG GGGAGGGGTGAGGGTGGCTCTGGTTGGGGAGGTGGTGCAGGAGGCTCTGGTCGGGGAGGTGGTGGAGGTGGCCCTAGGTGGGGAAGGGTTGCAGAAGCTAGTGGTTCTGAAGGTTATAGAGGTGGAGGAGTTGGGGGCTCTAGAGGGCAGGGTGATGGTAGAAGGGTTGAGGCATCTGGTGTTGCTGTTGGTGGTGAGGGTGGAGGTGGAGTGGTCGTGGCTTCCACACTATTTTCATACTTTGGCAGCCTGAATCAATTGGAGCAGGAGATTG GTGGTGATTATAAGCCACAGTTTGAGGGAGGTTCAGTGGACCTTAACATCTATCTGAATGAAGTGCCGATTGGTTACCAGGGAGGTCTATTTGCTACGGGTGGCACTCCGACATTTGTCTTGGGTGGACATATGTAG
- the LOC130973034 gene encoding uncharacterized protein LOC130973034 has protein sequence MSEVPDGGSVSLDMLKKLMAQFAEKRDWNQYHSPRNLLLALVGEVGELAEIFQWKGEVKRGLPNWKEEEKTHLSEELSDVLLYLVRLSDTCGIDLGKAALRKVELNAIKYPVKSYQDVSTSSKKYKQITLETPTSYNGDRNTEKD, from the exons ATGAGCGAAGTTCCTGATGGAGGCTCTGTCAGCCTTGATATGCTGAAGAAGTTAATGGCTCAATTTGCTGAAAAGAGGGACTGGAACCAGTATCATAGTCCGAGGAACCTTCTTTTGGCTTTG GTGGGTGAAGTTGGTGAATTGGCTGAGATATTTCAGTGGAAAGGTGAAGTCAAGAGGGGACTTCCCAATtggaaagaggaagaaaaaacaCATCTTAGTGAGGAGCTTTCAGATGTGTTGCTTTACCTTGTCAGGCTCTCTGATACCTGTGGTATTGATCTTGGAAAAGCTGCTTTGAGAAAGGTTGAACTCAATGCCATAAAATACCCAGTAAAAAGTTATCAAGATGTTTCAACTTCAAGCAAGAAGTATAAACAAATCACTCTTGAAACTCCAACAAGTTATAATGGTGATCGCAATACTGAAAAAGATTga